A portion of the Chloroflexaceae bacterium genome contains these proteins:
- a CDS encoding nucleotidyltransferase domain-containing protein produces MTTGKEHEDPSYWRRRETAALARDRRLARQARADAEAIAAMLRQRFGASRVVLFGSLARNRFTADSDIDLAVAGLAPEDYYRAIAEASKLSAFPVDLKPLEALTPHFRERMLQTGEDM; encoded by the coding sequence ATGACGACCGGGAAAGAGCATGAAGATCCTTCCTACTGGCGGAGACGTGAGACGGCCGCTCTGGCGCGCGACCGCCGCCTGGCACGACAGGCCCGAGCCGATGCCGAGGCGATTGCCGCGATGCTTCGGCAGCGGTTCGGCGCGAGTCGCGTGGTGCTGTTTGGCTCGCTGGCGCGGAACCGCTTCACCGCCGATTCGGATATCGATCTGGCGGTCGCCGGTCTGGCCCCGGAAGATTACTATCGCGCCATCGCCGAAGCAAGCAAGCTCAGCGCCTTTCCCGTCGATCTCAAACCCCTGGAGGCGCTGACGCCGCACTTCCGCGAGCGTATGTTGCAGACAGGGGAAGATATGTAG
- a CDS encoding PQQ-dependent sugar dehydrogenase, whose product MSRRLIATLGALALLCSGAALMIAQSGAFRQFLPFIVSSTPVPTAPSPTAGPTATPGASPSPRPTATPGASPSPGPTATPVSGAPLPVPPPDAASARLQTPPGFAVRLFAAGLQGPRLMAVGPDGQLYVAERGAGRVIRLPDRNNDGLADGVEVVAAGLSGVHSLAWRGADLYAAMNDRVTRLRDGNGDGDAADPGEQTVVVSGLPGDGGHTSRTVHIGPDDRLYVAVGSKCNIPVGGCSEGDPRRAAVLRYNLDGSIPGDNPFANDPDERRRAVWAEGLRNSVDFVFTSDGRMWATHNGSDGLGDDLPPEEIVIDVQRGRHHGWPYCYTAELGAVPDGAREVRDTRVPLDSQVPSCDVVVPARFTDLAHYAPLGAALYQAVHFPAAYRGHLFVAYHGSWDSSTPRDCRVQRIIVENGRPVRGEAFLTGFRDSPNQQCGGAWGRPAGVTVGAAGDLYVSDDRNGNIYRIVYVGG is encoded by the coding sequence ATGTCTCGCCGTCTGATCGCCACCCTCGGCGCGCTGGCCCTGCTGTGCAGCGGCGCCGCGCTGATGATCGCCCAGTCCGGCGCTTTCCGGCAGTTTTTGCCGTTCATCGTCTCCAGCACGCCTGTGCCAACGGCGCCGTCCCCTACCGCAGGCCCCACCGCGACGCCCGGGGCATCGCCCAGCCCACGGCCGACCGCGACGCCCGGAGCATCGCCCAGCCCGGGCCCTACCGCAACACCGGTATCGGGCGCGCCGTTGCCGGTACCGCCCCCCGATGCCGCCAGCGCCCGCCTGCAAACGCCCCCCGGCTTCGCCGTGCGCCTCTTCGCCGCGGGGTTGCAGGGGCCGCGCCTGATGGCCGTTGGTCCTGATGGACAGCTCTATGTCGCCGAGCGGGGCGCCGGGCGCGTCATTCGCCTGCCCGACCGCAACAACGATGGGCTGGCCGATGGGGTGGAAGTGGTGGCGGCCGGGCTGAGCGGTGTGCATAGCCTGGCCTGGCGCGGCGCCGATCTGTACGCCGCTATGAACGACCGGGTAACACGCCTGCGCGACGGCAATGGCGACGGCGACGCCGCCGATCCCGGCGAGCAGACCGTGGTGGTGAGCGGCCTGCCTGGCGACGGCGGCCACACCTCGCGCACCGTGCACATCGGCCCCGACGACCGGCTCTATGTTGCGGTCGGGTCGAAGTGCAACATCCCTGTCGGCGGATGCAGCGAGGGTGATCCGCGGCGGGCGGCGGTGCTGCGCTACAACCTCGACGGCAGCATTCCCGGCGATAATCCCTTCGCGAACGACCCCGACGAACGGCGGCGGGCGGTGTGGGCCGAAGGTCTGCGAAACAGCGTGGATTTCGTCTTTACCTCCGACGGACGCATGTGGGCCACGCACAACGGGAGCGACGGTCTGGGCGACGACCTGCCGCCTGAGGAGATCGTGATTGACGTGCAGCGCGGCCGGCACCACGGCTGGCCCTACTGCTACACGGCCGAACTGGGGGCCGTGCCCGACGGAGCGCGTGAGGTGCGCGACACGCGGGTGCCCCTCGACAGCCAGGTACCGAGTTGCGACGTTGTCGTTCCGGCCCGCTTCACCGACCTGGCGCACTACGCGCCGCTGGGGGCGGCCCTGTACCAGGCTGTCCATTTTCCGGCGGCCTACCGCGGCCACCTCTTCGTCGCCTACCACGGCTCCTGGGACTCGTCGACGCCACGTGATTGCCGGGTCCAGCGGATCATTGTCGAGAACGGACGCCCGGTGCGGGGCGAGGCGTTCCTCACTGGTTTCCGCGACAGCCCGAACCAGCAGTGCGGCGGGGCCTGGGGGCGCCCGGCAGGCGTCACCGTCGGCGCCGCGGGGGATCTGTACGTGTCCGACGATCGCAACGGGAACATCTACCGGATCGTGTATGTGGGCGGATGA